The Sneathiella limimaris region CATCACCAGGCTTGCCAAGCGCTTCAACTTGCCGGGCAAAGACATCATCATATCCAAAGTCGTTAGCACCTGCTGTTAAGGCGGACGTATCTGTATTAAGGGCAATAGCAGCTATCGGGGCGCGATCATCGATAAAGCGGACAACCAATTCCGCCGCAAGATGCTGTGCATCCGCAGCACTACCACCATTGCCAAAAAAGAGGATTTTACCCCCATTTGTGACACAGTCAGACCACACATCCAGCATTTTCAAAAACGGGGTTAGCAGGGTCTCTCGGGTTGCCGCTAACACTTCAGCATGATCTTGCAATTCAGTGTCAAAATAGGTTTTTGGATCCAAAACAGGAGTTTCCTTGTTCGAAAGGACGGTTTGACAGGTATTACCGGAATAAGAGGCCTTCTGTAAACCAACTGTTGTCGATTGAGACCTTGTTATTCGACAAGAATACCTTCTTTGGGTGGAAGGATACCGTTTGCGACATCCTGGATCAAGCGCACTTGCCGAGGCAGCAGGTCTTTCAGTGCATAGTTTTGAACGACCGTTTCTCGAGCTGCTTTTCGAATGCCTTCAAGCTCTTTTTGATGATCAAGCGCATAGGAAATTCGGTCTGCCAGCGCATCTACATCAAAAAAGTCAGTAAGATAGCCGTTTTGGCCATCTTTTATTACTTCTCGAACTGGTGCTGTATCAGAAGCCACAACCAACGCTCCGCAGGAAAGGGACTCAATTAGTGACCAGGAAAGGACAAAGGGGACAGTTAGATAGGCTTGAACCGTTGAGGCTTGAAGAACTTTTACATAATCCTTGTAGGGCAGAAGACCTGTGAAATGCAGACGGCTTTCATCAAAATCGAGTTCTTCAAGCATTCTTTTTTTGTAGCTCTCCCCTTCTGGGAGTTTTTTGCCATAAGCAACCCGATCTTCACCGACAACGACAACCTGAAGGTTTGGGCGCTCTTTCATAAGGCGTGCAGCTGCCCGCATAAATTCTGGAAACCCTCGATAGGGCTCCATACCCCGCGTGGCGTATGTCAGGATTTCGTCAGCCTCTGACAGGTTAAGTTTTT contains the following coding sequences:
- a CDS encoding D-sedoheptulose 7-phosphate isomerase is translated as MDPKTYFDTELQDHAEVLAATRETLLTPFLKMLDVWSDCVTNGGKILFFGNGGSAADAQHLAAELVVRFIDDRAPIAAIALNTDTSALTAGANDFGYDDVFARQVEALGKPGDVVVGISTSGTSPNVVKALEMAKSKGLIATALTGRDGGVMKDLADPVLIVPANSTRRIQEMHITLGHMLCGALEQRLKLV
- a CDS encoding glycosyltransferase family 4 protein, with protein sequence MKVLFLHNNFPAQYRHVARALARDKSNQVVFASHRAVERIPGVANLVYKPHRQTRKETHHYLRSTETAVINGQSLFRAALELKQKGFIPDIVCAHSGWGPSLYIKDVFPNCRLLSYFEWYYHALGSDADFLKEAKISFDDQSRIRTKNLPVLMDLAHCDWGQVPTRFQQSQFPDVFKSKMSVLHDGVDTDYFKPDPNARLKLEKLNLSEADEILTYATRGMEPYRGFPEFMRAAARLMKERPNLQVVVVGEDRVAYGKKLPEGESYKKRMLEELDFDESRLHFTGLLPYKDYVKVLQASTVQAYLTVPFVLSWSLIESLSCGALVVASDTAPVREVIKDGQNGYLTDFFDVDALADRISYALDHQKELEGIRKAARETVVQNYALKDLLPRQVRLIQDVANGILPPKEGILVE